A genomic window from Coccinella septempunctata chromosome 9, icCocSept1.1, whole genome shotgun sequence includes:
- the LOC123319878 gene encoding LIM domain kinase 1 isoform X1 produces MQKENEDIIDNNENSANVCSGCLNVIDDEEIICALDQDWHLECFRCSACDAALSNWYFEKDGLLFCKLDYYTRFGEACQQCTQVITGPVMVAGEHKFHPECFCCTSCCSFIGDGDSYALVERSKLFCGQCYKRQMQPLQRTAKFPFTRKPHSIRLVEIPGGQKGLKLSEDVLNTTNSQCFTISEVIWRLHGKLIRLAFAFLTSAFNLCCNFLPSYTRLDVNNDLMSLHVGDKILEINGTPVRDTPLEKVENLLKYSDSVLQLTIEHDPDSISKKFLKTRTPLNLPLTTTSSDTNIPDKKSTIPLDVRSLGSSDSICDDNFNVQQGNCTLTPEFNRGNKEITNNKSPNARNETKERLFKKRDEGYMSGTRSRQLKRKTNLCDNKQSLDKERSSSMSRLLDDTPNSKRCQELSRAYSFLEPKPQQRVFRASDLVKGELLGQGFFGQVFKVTTRDTEEVMVLKELYRVDEEAQKNFLKEVAVLRNLHHNNVLRFIGVLYKDRRLHLVTEYISGGTLTDLIHDINQPLPWEQRVSFAKDIAAGMAYLHSMNIIHRDLNSHNCLVREDKTVIVADFGLARIVSHNTDSVGRRMSPKGTPASRKQERKKRYTVVGNPYWMAPEMMKGNKYDEKVDIFSFGIILCEIIGRVQADPDFLPRSNDFGLNQMTFKEKFCVSCPEPFYKVAFLSTDLNPDKRPPFEVMEVWLESLLMHLSVGMPLPPDLLFDICNFRGISPSSSGSTTPEGIPSGHRSPALEPICEGKMIDTTNSKKLNDKCSEENLSGKKDYSFVKPIIKVSSTDTLDDKNPYKNDNFHTKSCEDITSDTSPSELNFDRRKNTQAVKKMEDFQYTDLSPTSDCKPGGFPNYENINFLKNDTVFNEKIEKPICIQKVQTEVLQEKTSTDRPDEILNSKVDNQNKDSIFKVQLRKVPKNFTRNKFSPGSSESTTQGPVKDKIKLLSKKSIPDISSPKKSNLSLQNMNLNDDSASKVTEKFVNPSGSDSLQPTRSINVVGLDIPDIVSSTIMKSFSPIVRDRKNKSMPDCEVKRSTIFPSSLGGTFSINRNIFKKNEQLKNPRESECNRVGGAVKSKVREKSGPQGSSSDVNVCDIYEPSCSLTGGTSLVRSIVDSLNRKDKGSLSLGERLSYGRSSLKNPTRGKSNFGSSKEYTAL; encoded by the exons atgcagaaaGAAAATGAGGATATAATAG ATAACAATGAAAATTCCGCAAATGTGTGTTCCGGATGTTTGAATGTTATTGATGACGAAGAAATAATATGTGCTCTAGATCAAGATTGGCATTTAGAGTGTTTTCG ATGTTCAGCTTGTGATGCCGCTCTATCTAACTGGTATTTTGAGAAAGATGGATTATTGTTTTGTAAATTGGATTATTACACCAGATTTGGGGAGGCTTGTCAGCAATGTACACAG GTTATTACAGGACCTGTTATGGTTGCTGGGGAGCACAAGTTCCACCCAGAATGCTTTTGTTGTACTTCTTGTTGTTCCTTCATTGGGGATGGAGACTCTTATGCCCTTGTTGAAAGATCGAAACTTTTTTG TGGACAATGTTATAAGAGGCAAATGCAACCTTTACAGAGGACGGCCAAGTTTCCATTCACTAGAAAACCACATTCAATTAGGCTGGTTGAGATACCCGGTGGTCAGAAAGGTCTGAAACTCTCTGAAGATGTACTCAATACTACGAATAGTCAATGCTTTACCATATCTGA GGTGATTTGGAGGCTACATGGAAAATTAATAAGGCTCGCTTTTGCTTTCCTAACATCTGCTTTTAATCTCTGCTGTAATTTTTTACCATCTTATACTCG GTTAGATGTGAATAATGACCTAATGTCCCTACATGTGGGTgataaaattttggaaattaaCGGTACTCCCGTAAGAGATACCCCATTAGAAAAggtagaaaatcttctgaaataCTCCGATTCAGTATTACAA ttgACAATAGAGCATGATCCAGACAGTATATCGAAGAAATTCCTGAAAACGAGAACACCATTGAATTTACCTCTCACAACGACATCCAGCGATACGAATATTCCAGACAAAAAGTCCACGATTCCTTTAGATGTTAGATCTTTAGGATCGTCTGATTCAATCTGTGACGATAACTTCAATGTACAACAGGGAAATTGCACTTTGACTCCGGAATTCAACAGAGGTAATAAGGAAATAACTAATAACAAATCTCCCAATGCGAGGAACGAAACCAAGGAAAGATTGTTCAAGAAGAGGGACGAGGGTTATATGAGCGGTACAAGGTCGAGACAGTTGAAAAGGAAAACTAATCTGTGCGACAATAAACAATCGTTGGATAAGGAAAGAAGTTCGTCTATGAGCCGGCTGTTAGATGA CACCCCGAACTCCAAGAGGTGCCAAGAGCTGTCCAGGGCCTATTCGTTTTTAGAACCGAAACCCCAACAGAGAGTTTTCCGAGCTTCCGATCTAGTTAAAGGGGAATTACTGGGGCAGGGATTTTTCGGGCAGGTTTTTAAGGTTACCACCAGGGATACGGAGGAGGTTATGGTGCTGAAGGAGCTGTATAGGGTGGACGAGGAAGCGcagaaaaattttttaaaagAG GTGGCTGTGCTTCGGAATTTGCACCACAACAACGTGTTGCGCTTCATAGGCGTCCTGTATAAGGATAGGAGGCTCCACTTGGTCACCGAGTATATTTCTGGGGGTACTCTCACCGATCTTATACACGATATCAATCAACCGTTACCGTGGGAGCAAAGGGTATCTTTCGCCAAGGACATAGCTGCCGGCATGGCTTATCTACACTCCATGAACATCATTCACAGGGATCTGAACTCCCACAATTGTCTG GTGCGTGAAGATAAAACTGTGATAGTGGCTGATTTCGGACTGGCAAGGATCGTATCCCATAATACGGATAGTGTGGGTAGAAGAATGTCCCCCAAGGGTACTCCAGCATCTAGGAAACAAGAGAGGAAAAAGAGGTACACTGTTGTGGGGAATCCGTACTGGATGGCACCGGAAATGATGAAAGGGAACAAGTACGACGAGAAGGTCGATATTTTCAGTTTTGGCATCATATTATGCGAG ATTATCGGGAGAGTACAAGCGGATCCAGATTTTTTACCACGTTCCAACGATTTCGGATTGAACCAAATGACATTCAAGGAGAAATTCTGCGTGTCGTGCCCTGAACCTTTCTACAAAGTGGCTTTTTTGAGTACCGATCTGAATCCGGATAAAAG GCCACCGTTTGAAGTGATGGAGGTCTGGTTGGAATCCCTCCTAATGCACCTTTCCGTCGGAATGCCCCTCCCTCCGGATCTCCTCTTCGACATCTGTAATTTCAGAGGGATCAGTCCCAGTTCGTCGGGGAGCACCACACCGGAGGGTATACCATCGGGGCACAGGAGCCCAGCTTTGGAGCCCATCTGCGAGGGTAAAATGATAGATACGACCAACTCCAAGAAGTTAAACGATAAATGTAGTGAGGAGAATTTATCGGGAAAGAAGGATTACAGTTTCGTCAAACCGATCATAAAAGTTTCTAGCACTGATACGCTGGACGATAAGAATCCGTACAAAAACGACAATTTTCACACGAAAAGTTGCGAGGACATAACCTCCGATACAAGCCCTTCAGAGCTAAACTTTGACCGGAGGAAGAATACTCAAGCGGTTAAAAAAATGGAAGATTTTCAGTACACTGATTTATCCCCAACATCCGACTGCAAACCTGGGGGTTTCCCCAACTACGAAAACATCAATTTCTTGAAGAACGACACagttttcaatgagaaaattgaaaaacccaTATGTATACAAAAAGTACAGACCGAAGTTTTACAGGAGAAAACGTCAACAGATAGACCGGACGAAATACTCAATTCCAAAGTGGATAACCAAAACAAAGACAGTATCTTCAAGGTACAACTGAGAAAAGTCCCCAAAAATTTCACCAGAAATAAATTCTCACCCGGTTCATCGGAATCCACAACTCAGGGACCAGTCAAAGACAAGATCAAATTGTTGAGCAAAAAGAGCATACCCGACATCTCCAGCCCGAAAAAAAGCAACTTAAGCTTGCAAAACATGAATTTAAACGATGATTCTGCATCTAAAGTGACTGAAAAATTTGTCAACCCTTCGGGAAGTGACAGTCTTCAACCGACAAGATCGATAAATGTGGTGGGCTTGGACATCCCGGACATAGTGTCCTCGACCATCATGAAGAGTTTCAGCCCAATCGTCAGAGACCGTAAAAACAAGTCGATGCCCGATTGTGAGGTCAAACGGTCTACCATTTTTCCCAGTAGCTTAGGCGGTACTTTCAGTATTAATCGGAATATATTCAAGAAGAACGAGCAACTGAAGAATCCTCGAGAGAGTGAGTGTAATCGGGTTGGGGGTGCGGTTAAGAGTAAGGTTAGGGAGAAAAGTGGTCCCCAGGGGAGTTCGAGTGATGTAAACGTTTGTGATATTTATGAGCCTTCGTGTAGTTTAACCGGTGGTACTAGTTTAGTGAGAAGCATCGTCGATAGTCTGAATAGGAAGGATAAGGGGTCTTTGAGTTTGGGGGAGAGACTGAGTTACGGCAGGAGTTCTTTGAAGAATCCCACGAGGGGTAAAAGTAATTTCGGTAGTTCTAAAGAGTATACGGCTTTATAA
- the LOC123319902 gene encoding TRAF-type zinc finger domain-containing protein 1-like isoform X1 yields the protein MMAESVIEHEICGNCKREIPQSNYVMHTAHCARNITLCRVCKEPIAKAQYEEHSKTCVEAPPRPSPRKKTPELPKTNLEKSPYFQSSKEVQDKKVAERREKYLERHEKFLDDSTSKKLGSQPQKVSESTTKVKNGKTYQSTCVGTTSKLVSNGIGAVKKESNGAIPKPNSGLMPCRYCELELPKVELEDHENYCGSRTDKCLDCGELVMFKYKQMHLDTNHGFLKLKDEPGPRPSWESTTQKSSSPPRRRRFEPTIYTDFSQFDPTDYLPSNYQIPKPKIEKGESYKEISRRLDCKTEYIRNLLHDSASITVPLRHSGAIPRNHFNHSKGPAPQPPTRRRNPPTELCIPCEFCDTPIPHMELIEHQSGCRPDLFRRPLRRGQDLNDYFEAARAPSPVEEPRKSDLPQPARRQRKPKAELLIPCEFCDSPIPEDILIQHQTGCRPDLAQLGASAEGVSTPEVELPCEFCADMFPASQLYRHQATCG from the exons ATGATGGCTGAATCTGTGATAGAGCACGAAATATGTGGAAACTG TAAAAGGGAAATACCGCAGAGCAACTATGTGATGCACACAGCCCATTGCGCCAGGAACATCACTCTGTGCAGGGTGTGCAAGGAGCCAATAGCCAAGGCCCAGTACGAGGAACACTCCAAGACCTGCGTTGAAGCTCCCCCAAGACCTTCGCCCAGGAAGAAAACCCCAGAGCTCCCCAAAACCAACCTAGAGAAGAGCCCCTACTTCCAGAGCAGCAAAGAAGTTCAGGATAAGAAGGTCGCTGAGAGGAGGGAGAAATACCTGGAGAGACACGAGAAGTTCTTGGACGATTCCACGTCTAAGAAGCTGGGTTCCCAGCCTCAAAAGGTCTCCGAATCCACCACGAAGGTCAAGAATGGCAAGACCTACCAGTCGACCTGCGTGGGCACCACCAGCAAGTTGGTCTCCAATGGAATTGGCGCTGTTAAGAAGGAATCGAATGGTGCCATCCCCAAGCCCAACAGCGGCCTTATGCCGTGCAGGTACTGCGAGCTGGAGTTACCAAAGGTGGAACTGGAGGACCATGAGAATTACTGCGGCAGCAGGACTGATAAATGTCTGGATTGCGGTGAATTGGTTATGTTCAAGTACAAGCAGATGCACCTGGACACCAACCACGGGTTCCTGAAGCTCAAAGATG AGCCCGGACCTAGACCGTCCTGGGAGTCCACGACCCAGAAATCGAGCTCTCCTCCGAGGAGGAGAAGATTCGAACCTACGATCTACACAGACTTTAGTCAGTTCGACCCCACCGATTATTTACCTTCGAACTACCAGATACCCAAGCCTAAGATAGAGAAAGGGGAGTCGTACAAGGAGATTTCGAGGAGATTGGATT GTAAAACAGAATACATAAGAAACCTACTTCATGACTCCGCTAGCATAACCGTACCTCTTAGGCACAGCGGTGCCATACCAAGAAATCATTTCAATCACAGTAAAG GTCCAGCACCGCAGCCTCCCACCCGCCGCAGGAACCCCCCGACGGAGCTGTGCATCCCCTGCGAATTCTGCGACACCCCCATCCCTCACATGGAGCTCATCGAACACCAGTCCGGCTGCAGACCGGACCTGTTCCGCAGACCCCTCCGAAGAGGCCAGGACTTGAACGATTACTTCGAGGCCGCCAGGGCCCCCTCCCCGGTCGAAGAACCCCGCAAATCCGACCTACCCCAACCGGCCAGACGTCAGAGAAAGCCGAAGGCCGAGCTGCTCATCCCCTGCGAATTCTGTGACTCCCCCATACCGGAGGACATCCTGATCCAGCACCAGACAGGGTGCAGGCCGGATCTGGCCCAATTGGGGGCGTCTGCAGAGGGGGTGTCGACTCCTGAGGTCGAGCTGCCCTGTGAGTTTTGCGCTGACATGTTTCCGGCCTCGCAGCTTTACAGACATCAAGCTACCTGCGGTTAG
- the LOC123319969 gene encoding dynein light chain 1, cytoplasmic has protein sequence MTDRKAVIKNADMSEDMQQDAVDCATQAIEKYNIEKDIAAYIKKEFDKKYNPTWHCIVGRNFGSYVTHETRHFIYFYLGQVAILLFKSG, from the exons ATGACTGACCGTAAAGCTGTCATTAAAAATGCTGATATGAGCGAAGACATGCAGCAAGATGCTGTAGACTGTGCAACGCAagctattgaaaaatataacataGAAAAG GACATTGCTGCATATATCAAGAAGGAGTTTGACAAGAAATACAACCCAACGTGGCATTGCATAGTAGGTCGAAATTTTGGGTCGTATGTGACCCATGAAACACGCCATTTCATCTATTTCTACTTGGGCCAGGTGGCGATTCTACTCTTCAAGAGTGGTTAA
- the LOC123319902 gene encoding TRAF-type zinc finger domain-containing protein 1-like isoform X2 produces the protein MMAESVIEHEICGNCKREIPQSNYVMHTAHCARNITLCRVCKEPIAKAQYEEHSKTCVEAPPRPSPRKKTPELPKTNLEKSPYFQSSKEVQDKKVAERREKYLERHEKFLDDSTSKKLGSQPQKVSESTTKVKNGKTYQSTCVGTTSKLVSNGIGAVKKESNGAIPKPNSGLMPCRYCELELPKVELEDHENYCGSRTDKCLDCGELVMFKYKQMHLDTNHGFLKLKDEPGPRPSWESTTQKSSSPPRRRRFEPTIYTDFSQFDPTDYLPSNYQIPKPKIEKGESYKEISRRLDCPAPQPPTRRRNPPTELCIPCEFCDTPIPHMELIEHQSGCRPDLFRRPLRRGQDLNDYFEAARAPSPVEEPRKSDLPQPARRQRKPKAELLIPCEFCDSPIPEDILIQHQTGCRPDLAQLGASAEGVSTPEVELPCEFCADMFPASQLYRHQATCG, from the exons ATGATGGCTGAATCTGTGATAGAGCACGAAATATGTGGAAACTG TAAAAGGGAAATACCGCAGAGCAACTATGTGATGCACACAGCCCATTGCGCCAGGAACATCACTCTGTGCAGGGTGTGCAAGGAGCCAATAGCCAAGGCCCAGTACGAGGAACACTCCAAGACCTGCGTTGAAGCTCCCCCAAGACCTTCGCCCAGGAAGAAAACCCCAGAGCTCCCCAAAACCAACCTAGAGAAGAGCCCCTACTTCCAGAGCAGCAAAGAAGTTCAGGATAAGAAGGTCGCTGAGAGGAGGGAGAAATACCTGGAGAGACACGAGAAGTTCTTGGACGATTCCACGTCTAAGAAGCTGGGTTCCCAGCCTCAAAAGGTCTCCGAATCCACCACGAAGGTCAAGAATGGCAAGACCTACCAGTCGACCTGCGTGGGCACCACCAGCAAGTTGGTCTCCAATGGAATTGGCGCTGTTAAGAAGGAATCGAATGGTGCCATCCCCAAGCCCAACAGCGGCCTTATGCCGTGCAGGTACTGCGAGCTGGAGTTACCAAAGGTGGAACTGGAGGACCATGAGAATTACTGCGGCAGCAGGACTGATAAATGTCTGGATTGCGGTGAATTGGTTATGTTCAAGTACAAGCAGATGCACCTGGACACCAACCACGGGTTCCTGAAGCTCAAAGATG AGCCCGGACCTAGACCGTCCTGGGAGTCCACGACCCAGAAATCGAGCTCTCCTCCGAGGAGGAGAAGATTCGAACCTACGATCTACACAGACTTTAGTCAGTTCGACCCCACCGATTATTTACCTTCGAACTACCAGATACCCAAGCCTAAGATAGAGAAAGGGGAGTCGTACAAGGAGATTTCGAGGAGATTGGATT GTCCAGCACCGCAGCCTCCCACCCGCCGCAGGAACCCCCCGACGGAGCTGTGCATCCCCTGCGAATTCTGCGACACCCCCATCCCTCACATGGAGCTCATCGAACACCAGTCCGGCTGCAGACCGGACCTGTTCCGCAGACCCCTCCGAAGAGGCCAGGACTTGAACGATTACTTCGAGGCCGCCAGGGCCCCCTCCCCGGTCGAAGAACCCCGCAAATCCGACCTACCCCAACCGGCCAGACGTCAGAGAAAGCCGAAGGCCGAGCTGCTCATCCCCTGCGAATTCTGTGACTCCCCCATACCGGAGGACATCCTGATCCAGCACCAGACAGGGTGCAGGCCGGATCTGGCCCAATTGGGGGCGTCTGCAGAGGGGGTGTCGACTCCTGAGGTCGAGCTGCCCTGTGAGTTTTGCGCTGACATGTTTCCGGCCTCGCAGCTTTACAGACATCAAGCTACCTGCGGTTAG
- the LOC123319878 gene encoding LIM domain kinase 1 isoform X2 gives MQKENEDIIDNNENSANVCSGCLNVIDDEEIICALDQDWHLECFRCSACDAALSNWYFEKDGLLFCKLDYYTRFGEACQQCTQVITGPVMVAGEHKFHPECFCCTSCCSFIGDGDSYALVERSKLFCGQCYKRQMQPLQRTAKFPFTRKPHSIRLVEIPGGQKGLKLSEDVLNTTNSQCFTISELDVNNDLMSLHVGDKILEINGTPVRDTPLEKVENLLKYSDSVLQLTIEHDPDSISKKFLKTRTPLNLPLTTTSSDTNIPDKKSTIPLDVRSLGSSDSICDDNFNVQQGNCTLTPEFNRGNKEITNNKSPNARNETKERLFKKRDEGYMSGTRSRQLKRKTNLCDNKQSLDKERSSSMSRLLDDTPNSKRCQELSRAYSFLEPKPQQRVFRASDLVKGELLGQGFFGQVFKVTTRDTEEVMVLKELYRVDEEAQKNFLKEVAVLRNLHHNNVLRFIGVLYKDRRLHLVTEYISGGTLTDLIHDINQPLPWEQRVSFAKDIAAGMAYLHSMNIIHRDLNSHNCLVREDKTVIVADFGLARIVSHNTDSVGRRMSPKGTPASRKQERKKRYTVVGNPYWMAPEMMKGNKYDEKVDIFSFGIILCEIIGRVQADPDFLPRSNDFGLNQMTFKEKFCVSCPEPFYKVAFLSTDLNPDKRPPFEVMEVWLESLLMHLSVGMPLPPDLLFDICNFRGISPSSSGSTTPEGIPSGHRSPALEPICEGKMIDTTNSKKLNDKCSEENLSGKKDYSFVKPIIKVSSTDTLDDKNPYKNDNFHTKSCEDITSDTSPSELNFDRRKNTQAVKKMEDFQYTDLSPTSDCKPGGFPNYENINFLKNDTVFNEKIEKPICIQKVQTEVLQEKTSTDRPDEILNSKVDNQNKDSIFKVQLRKVPKNFTRNKFSPGSSESTTQGPVKDKIKLLSKKSIPDISSPKKSNLSLQNMNLNDDSASKVTEKFVNPSGSDSLQPTRSINVVGLDIPDIVSSTIMKSFSPIVRDRKNKSMPDCEVKRSTIFPSSLGGTFSINRNIFKKNEQLKNPRESECNRVGGAVKSKVREKSGPQGSSSDVNVCDIYEPSCSLTGGTSLVRSIVDSLNRKDKGSLSLGERLSYGRSSLKNPTRGKSNFGSSKEYTAL, from the exons atgcagaaaGAAAATGAGGATATAATAG ATAACAATGAAAATTCCGCAAATGTGTGTTCCGGATGTTTGAATGTTATTGATGACGAAGAAATAATATGTGCTCTAGATCAAGATTGGCATTTAGAGTGTTTTCG ATGTTCAGCTTGTGATGCCGCTCTATCTAACTGGTATTTTGAGAAAGATGGATTATTGTTTTGTAAATTGGATTATTACACCAGATTTGGGGAGGCTTGTCAGCAATGTACACAG GTTATTACAGGACCTGTTATGGTTGCTGGGGAGCACAAGTTCCACCCAGAATGCTTTTGTTGTACTTCTTGTTGTTCCTTCATTGGGGATGGAGACTCTTATGCCCTTGTTGAAAGATCGAAACTTTTTTG TGGACAATGTTATAAGAGGCAAATGCAACCTTTACAGAGGACGGCCAAGTTTCCATTCACTAGAAAACCACATTCAATTAGGCTGGTTGAGATACCCGGTGGTCAGAAAGGTCTGAAACTCTCTGAAGATGTACTCAATACTACGAATAGTCAATGCTTTACCATATCTGA GTTAGATGTGAATAATGACCTAATGTCCCTACATGTGGGTgataaaattttggaaattaaCGGTACTCCCGTAAGAGATACCCCATTAGAAAAggtagaaaatcttctgaaataCTCCGATTCAGTATTACAA ttgACAATAGAGCATGATCCAGACAGTATATCGAAGAAATTCCTGAAAACGAGAACACCATTGAATTTACCTCTCACAACGACATCCAGCGATACGAATATTCCAGACAAAAAGTCCACGATTCCTTTAGATGTTAGATCTTTAGGATCGTCTGATTCAATCTGTGACGATAACTTCAATGTACAACAGGGAAATTGCACTTTGACTCCGGAATTCAACAGAGGTAATAAGGAAATAACTAATAACAAATCTCCCAATGCGAGGAACGAAACCAAGGAAAGATTGTTCAAGAAGAGGGACGAGGGTTATATGAGCGGTACAAGGTCGAGACAGTTGAAAAGGAAAACTAATCTGTGCGACAATAAACAATCGTTGGATAAGGAAAGAAGTTCGTCTATGAGCCGGCTGTTAGATGA CACCCCGAACTCCAAGAGGTGCCAAGAGCTGTCCAGGGCCTATTCGTTTTTAGAACCGAAACCCCAACAGAGAGTTTTCCGAGCTTCCGATCTAGTTAAAGGGGAATTACTGGGGCAGGGATTTTTCGGGCAGGTTTTTAAGGTTACCACCAGGGATACGGAGGAGGTTATGGTGCTGAAGGAGCTGTATAGGGTGGACGAGGAAGCGcagaaaaattttttaaaagAG GTGGCTGTGCTTCGGAATTTGCACCACAACAACGTGTTGCGCTTCATAGGCGTCCTGTATAAGGATAGGAGGCTCCACTTGGTCACCGAGTATATTTCTGGGGGTACTCTCACCGATCTTATACACGATATCAATCAACCGTTACCGTGGGAGCAAAGGGTATCTTTCGCCAAGGACATAGCTGCCGGCATGGCTTATCTACACTCCATGAACATCATTCACAGGGATCTGAACTCCCACAATTGTCTG GTGCGTGAAGATAAAACTGTGATAGTGGCTGATTTCGGACTGGCAAGGATCGTATCCCATAATACGGATAGTGTGGGTAGAAGAATGTCCCCCAAGGGTACTCCAGCATCTAGGAAACAAGAGAGGAAAAAGAGGTACACTGTTGTGGGGAATCCGTACTGGATGGCACCGGAAATGATGAAAGGGAACAAGTACGACGAGAAGGTCGATATTTTCAGTTTTGGCATCATATTATGCGAG ATTATCGGGAGAGTACAAGCGGATCCAGATTTTTTACCACGTTCCAACGATTTCGGATTGAACCAAATGACATTCAAGGAGAAATTCTGCGTGTCGTGCCCTGAACCTTTCTACAAAGTGGCTTTTTTGAGTACCGATCTGAATCCGGATAAAAG GCCACCGTTTGAAGTGATGGAGGTCTGGTTGGAATCCCTCCTAATGCACCTTTCCGTCGGAATGCCCCTCCCTCCGGATCTCCTCTTCGACATCTGTAATTTCAGAGGGATCAGTCCCAGTTCGTCGGGGAGCACCACACCGGAGGGTATACCATCGGGGCACAGGAGCCCAGCTTTGGAGCCCATCTGCGAGGGTAAAATGATAGATACGACCAACTCCAAGAAGTTAAACGATAAATGTAGTGAGGAGAATTTATCGGGAAAGAAGGATTACAGTTTCGTCAAACCGATCATAAAAGTTTCTAGCACTGATACGCTGGACGATAAGAATCCGTACAAAAACGACAATTTTCACACGAAAAGTTGCGAGGACATAACCTCCGATACAAGCCCTTCAGAGCTAAACTTTGACCGGAGGAAGAATACTCAAGCGGTTAAAAAAATGGAAGATTTTCAGTACACTGATTTATCCCCAACATCCGACTGCAAACCTGGGGGTTTCCCCAACTACGAAAACATCAATTTCTTGAAGAACGACACagttttcaatgagaaaattgaaaaacccaTATGTATACAAAAAGTACAGACCGAAGTTTTACAGGAGAAAACGTCAACAGATAGACCGGACGAAATACTCAATTCCAAAGTGGATAACCAAAACAAAGACAGTATCTTCAAGGTACAACTGAGAAAAGTCCCCAAAAATTTCACCAGAAATAAATTCTCACCCGGTTCATCGGAATCCACAACTCAGGGACCAGTCAAAGACAAGATCAAATTGTTGAGCAAAAAGAGCATACCCGACATCTCCAGCCCGAAAAAAAGCAACTTAAGCTTGCAAAACATGAATTTAAACGATGATTCTGCATCTAAAGTGACTGAAAAATTTGTCAACCCTTCGGGAAGTGACAGTCTTCAACCGACAAGATCGATAAATGTGGTGGGCTTGGACATCCCGGACATAGTGTCCTCGACCATCATGAAGAGTTTCAGCCCAATCGTCAGAGACCGTAAAAACAAGTCGATGCCCGATTGTGAGGTCAAACGGTCTACCATTTTTCCCAGTAGCTTAGGCGGTACTTTCAGTATTAATCGGAATATATTCAAGAAGAACGAGCAACTGAAGAATCCTCGAGAGAGTGAGTGTAATCGGGTTGGGGGTGCGGTTAAGAGTAAGGTTAGGGAGAAAAGTGGTCCCCAGGGGAGTTCGAGTGATGTAAACGTTTGTGATATTTATGAGCCTTCGTGTAGTTTAACCGGTGGTACTAGTTTAGTGAGAAGCATCGTCGATAGTCTGAATAGGAAGGATAAGGGGTCTTTGAGTTTGGGGGAGAGACTGAGTTACGGCAGGAGTTCTTTGAAGAATCCCACGAGGGGTAAAAGTAATTTCGGTAGTTCTAAAGAGTATACGGCTTTATAA